One window from the genome of Candidatus Lernaella stagnicola encodes:
- the corA gene encoding magnesium/cobalt transporter CorA, giving the protein MLSRKPKARFRLGKKRRTVKPGTVPGELTVDLEAPHPTIHAMAWSSDAEFMETQVEKTEEISALRAHYSFVWIDVAGLGNLAIVEEVGAMFSLHRLALEDVLNVNQRPKVEYFSDHLFLTMRLLTVAAELEAEQISLFLGKNFVLTFQERLGDCFDGVRERLRRGKGRIRNSGADYVAYALIDSVVDHSFPLLEHFGELLESLEEEVLERPDRETIRHVFAVKTELIAIRRAVWPQRELLNSLMRDAPPLVSQDNVVYLRDCYDHTAQIIDLVENFRDIAASLVDVYLSTVSNRMNDVMRVLTIIATIFIPLGFLAGIYGMNFDSSVSKWNMPELRSPFGYPLLIGFMVTCAGGMLFYFYRKGWIGSKY; this is encoded by the coding sequence ATGCTAAGCCGAAAACCAAAAGCCCGGTTCCGTCTAGGTAAAAAACGTCGCACCGTTAAGCCCGGCACCGTGCCCGGCGAACTTACGGTGGATTTGGAAGCGCCGCATCCGACGATCCATGCCATGGCGTGGAGTTCGGACGCCGAATTCATGGAAACGCAGGTGGAGAAGACCGAGGAAATCAGCGCCCTCCGCGCGCATTATTCCTTTGTGTGGATCGACGTCGCGGGCTTGGGGAATCTGGCAATCGTTGAGGAAGTCGGCGCAATGTTTTCGCTGCACCGGCTGGCCTTGGAAGACGTGTTGAACGTCAATCAACGGCCGAAGGTGGAGTACTTCAGCGACCATCTTTTCTTGACGATGCGACTGCTGACGGTGGCCGCGGAACTCGAGGCGGAGCAAATCAGCCTGTTCCTCGGTAAGAATTTCGTGCTCACGTTTCAGGAGCGTCTCGGCGATTGTTTCGACGGCGTGCGCGAACGTCTGCGCCGGGGTAAGGGCCGCATCCGCAATTCCGGGGCCGATTACGTTGCGTACGCGCTCATCGACTCCGTGGTCGATCACAGCTTTCCCCTCCTGGAGCATTTCGGAGAATTGCTGGAAAGCTTAGAGGAAGAAGTGCTCGAGCGACCCGATCGGGAAACGATTCGGCACGTATTCGCCGTCAAGACGGAATTGATCGCCATCCGGCGAGCGGTCTGGCCGCAACGGGAACTGCTCAACTCGCTGATGCGCGATGCGCCGCCGCTGGTGAGCCAGGACAACGTCGTCTACTTACGCGATTGCTACGACCACACGGCGCAGATCATCGACCTGGTGGAAAATTTCCGCGACATTGCCGCCAGTCTGGTCGATGTCTACCTGTCCACGGTGAGCAATCGGATGAACGACGTGATGCGCGTGTTGACCATCATCGCCACGATCTTTATCCCGCTGGGTTTCCTGGCGGGTATCTACGGCATGAACTTCGACAGTTCTGTTTCCAAATGGAATATGCCGGAGTTGCGTTCGCCGTTCGGTTACCCGTTGCTGATCGGTTTCATGGTGACATGCGCGGGCGGCATGTTGTTCTACTTCTACCGCAAGGGGTGGATCGGCTCGAAGTATTAA
- a CDS encoding DUF169 domain-containing protein gives MEIFERLETVCGGRWLGISFLSSAENIPAGVKVRQVSRFCEAVKLASRSKMAVKPAEFTCPGASYAFGGMVDLNEAMIEKMVTLKGYAPDRAAALVEETPHLSTMPEVIAFDCAPQPDIYFAALQPAQVMRLMQLYGVKLAKKFQPEISSVISACGNTAVRAYEEQDVALSFGCDDSRAFGGLSRDRLYVALPYSLANEMTQ, from the coding sequence ATGGAAATTTTTGAAAGATTGGAAACCGTCTGCGGAGGCCGGTGGCTCGGAATTTCCTTCTTGAGCAGCGCCGAAAACATTCCCGCGGGAGTCAAGGTTCGCCAAGTCTCGCGCTTTTGCGAAGCCGTAAAACTCGCGTCGCGGAGCAAGATGGCAGTCAAACCAGCCGAATTTACTTGCCCTGGTGCGAGCTACGCTTTTGGGGGCATGGTCGACTTGAACGAGGCCATGATTGAAAAAATGGTCACGTTGAAAGGTTACGCGCCCGACCGCGCCGCCGCCTTGGTGGAAGAAACGCCCCATTTAAGTACTATGCCGGAAGTCATCGCGTTCGATTGTGCGCCGCAACCAGACATCTATTTCGCCGCGTTGCAGCCTGCCCAGGTGATGCGCTTGATGCAACTGTACGGCGTCAAGCTCGCCAAAAAATTCCAACCCGAAATCTCAAGCGTCATCTCCGCATGCGGCAACACGGCCGTGCGAGCCTACGAAGAACAGGATGTCGCACTTTCTTTCGGTTGCGATGACTCCCGTGCTTTCGGCGGCTTGTCTCGCGATAGGTTGTACGTCGCGCTTCCCTATTCGCTGGCTAACGAAATGACCCAATAG
- a CDS encoding radical SAM protein yields MSETKKDDLSQGAIFGPVPSRRLGMSLGVDVVPMKVCTFDCIYCELGRTTHKTLERREYVPTASVQRAMEEYFREKHEGRLDYVTFSGSGEPTLHSGIGVLIRGVKKLTDTPVAVLTNGSLLFDRQVRTDLLPADLVVPSLDAATQDIFRRVDQPAPGLEVSDVIWGLHQFSREFQGEFWLEVLLARGVNDQPDHVRKLADAARWINPTKIQLTTVVRPPGHGTAAPVEAARLHEIAKLFEGNVEVVPNAASGDHPAYYEDKRERIEAMLRIRPMTVEDIARTTGMHRNEVVKYLDRLRSAHTVQVETFADQTYYTIDRDPKH; encoded by the coding sequence GTGAGTGAAACGAAGAAAGACGACTTGTCGCAAGGCGCGATTTTCGGGCCCGTACCGTCGCGCCGGCTCGGCATGTCGCTAGGTGTTGACGTCGTACCGATGAAAGTCTGCACCTTCGATTGCATCTACTGCGAACTGGGGAGAACCACGCACAAGACCCTAGAGCGGCGCGAATATGTACCAACAGCATCCGTGCAGCGCGCGATGGAAGAGTATTTCCGGGAAAAACACGAGGGGCGGCTCGACTACGTGACGTTCTCCGGCTCGGGTGAGCCGACGTTGCATTCGGGTATCGGCGTGCTGATTCGCGGAGTGAAAAAACTTACCGACACACCGGTTGCCGTGTTAACCAACGGGTCGCTCTTGTTCGATCGCCAGGTTCGAACCGATTTGCTGCCGGCGGATTTGGTTGTTCCGTCGCTCGACGCGGCGACTCAGGACATCTTCCGCCGGGTCGATCAACCCGCTCCGGGTTTGGAAGTTTCCGATGTCATCTGGGGACTGCATCAGTTCAGCCGTGAGTTCCAGGGAGAATTCTGGCTGGAAGTGCTGCTTGCCCGCGGCGTGAACGACCAACCCGACCACGTGCGGAAATTGGCCGACGCCGCGCGCTGGATTAACCCGACCAAAATCCAACTGACCACCGTGGTGCGCCCGCCGGGCCATGGAACCGCGGCGCCTGTTGAAGCAGCGCGATTGCACGAGATTGCCAAGCTGTTCGAAGGAAACGTGGAAGTCGTGCCCAACGCGGCCTCCGGCGATCATCCCGCCTATTACGAAGACAAGCGGGAACGGATTGAAGCGATGCTTCGCATTCGGCCGATGACTGTCGAGGATATCGCTCGCACGACGGGAATGCATCGCAATGAGGTCGTTAAATATTTGGACCGCTTGCGTTCCGCACACACCGTTCAGGTCGAGACCTTTGCCGATCAAACTTACTACACGATCGATCGTGATCCGAAACACTGA
- a CDS encoding 4Fe-4S binding protein produces the protein MAVIVVKEQCTGCGLCVDTCPVDAITIDGIAKVDPDLCIDCGACVRACPNEALEMQSAPGVAASSSEPIAQVPRPPTGQQDYRPADNGSFLDRIVSFFGGGRGQGRGQGSGRGRGGGQGQGRGGGQGQGRGGGRGRGGR, from the coding sequence ATGGCAGTCATCGTAGTAAAAGAACAATGCACCGGCTGCGGACTGTGTGTCGATACCTGTCCCGTGGATGCCATCACAATCGACGGCATCGCCAAAGTCGACCCGGACCTTTGTATCGATTGCGGCGCCTGCGTGCGTGCGTGTCCTAACGAAGCGCTTGAAATGCAAAGCGCACCGGGCGTCGCGGCATCGTCGAGTGAACCCATAGCGCAAGTGCCTCGCCCGCCGACCGGGCAACAGGATTATCGACCGGCCGACAACGGGAGCTTTCTGGATCGAATCGTCAGCTTTTTCGGTGGCGGGAGAGGGCAGGGTCGCGGGCAGGGGAGCGGCCGGGGCCGCGGTGGCGGTCAAGGGCAAGGCCGCGGCGGCGGTCAAGGACAAGGCCGCGGCGGCGGCCGGGGTCGCGGAGGACGTTAA
- a CDS encoding YkoF family thiamine/hydroxymethylpyrimidine-binding protein, translated as MKIQAELSLYPLRTDLLERKVAGFIEQLIETGLTVVPGSMSTTVSGENEAVFRGLSRCFEAVSEQSEVVLIAKISNACPAVAGDVKTKP; from the coding sequence ATGAAAATCCAGGCGGAATTGAGTCTTTACCCCCTGCGCACCGATTTATTGGAACGAAAGGTGGCGGGATTCATTGAACAACTTATCGAAACGGGCTTAACCGTTGTGCCGGGAAGCATGTCCACTACCGTCTCCGGCGAAAATGAAGCTGTGTTTCGGGGCCTTTCGCGTTGCTTCGAGGCAGTGAGTGAACAGAGCGAGGTTGTCCTGATAGCCAAAATTTCCAACGCATGCCCGGCGGTGGCCGGGGATGTGAAAACAAAACCATAA
- a CDS encoding methyltransferase domain-containing protein → MNDLPQPSSFDFDPVADVYDRWYDTAEGRLFDKLEKEALRRLIGGTGAGIDLLEIGMGTGWWSSFFAELGYHVTGVDISPSMVSCAQAKKIPGAHFQTADAHGLPFAAASFYVAAALTSLEFTREPETVIREMVRCVKPHGALLLGVLNRDAPFNQARKKQGAGPYGAARMFTVRELKGMLAPFGRVCICGAAFPISMKLPGALATAADTIQAFCGGTSAAFLAVRVDL, encoded by the coding sequence GTGAACGATCTGCCTCAACCTTCCTCCTTCGATTTTGATCCCGTCGCTGACGTGTACGACCGTTGGTACGACACCGCCGAGGGTCGCCTTTTCGACAAGCTGGAAAAAGAGGCGTTGCGGCGCTTAATCGGCGGAACCGGCGCCGGCATCGATCTGCTCGAAATCGGCATGGGAACCGGCTGGTGGAGCTCCTTTTTCGCCGAATTGGGATATCACGTCACAGGAGTCGACATCTCACCGTCAATGGTCTCGTGCGCCCAGGCAAAGAAAATCCCCGGCGCGCATTTCCAAACGGCCGACGCCCACGGGCTTCCCTTCGCCGCCGCTTCCTTTTACGTCGCGGCCGCGCTGACCTCGCTTGAATTTACGCGCGAACCCGAAACGGTTATCCGAGAGATGGTCCGGTGTGTGAAGCCGCACGGCGCACTTTTACTCGGTGTTCTCAACCGTGACGCGCCATTCAACCAGGCACGAAAAAAACAAGGTGCCGGGCCCTATGGTGCGGCCCGAATGTTCACCGTGCGGGAACTAAAGGGGATGCTTGCCCCCTTTGGAAGGGTTTGCATATGCGGCGCGGCGTTTCCCATATCGATGAAACTTCCCGGCGCACTCGCCACGGCGGCGGACACGATTCAAGCTTTTTGCGGCGGAACCAGCGCCGCGTTTCTGGCTGTGAGGGTTGACCTATGA
- a CDS encoding thiamine diphosphokinase translates to MEKKGCVVCNGEIGDYEMAKKRIASCDVIIAADGGYRHLQAMGIVPDAIVGDMDSIGDDFQPETDEIEIIRFPEKKDETDAQLAVEIAFNRGCKDVILVGAVGGRVDHFLGNMSLLTKYPGRLSIVDEDAMLIVADAAHPFEFRAKPTSVVSLIPVPFAKQVTTEGLQYALLKQDMTSGTRGISNVLRGSRGKVRLEGGLLLVYVDRWRA, encoded by the coding sequence GTGGAAAAAAAAGGTTGCGTTGTTTGCAACGGTGAAATCGGCGACTACGAGATGGCGAAGAAACGCATCGCTTCTTGCGACGTGATCATTGCCGCCGATGGTGGCTATCGACACTTGCAGGCTATGGGCATTGTTCCGGACGCCATCGTCGGCGATATGGATTCGATCGGCGATGACTTTCAACCCGAGACCGACGAGATCGAGATCATTCGCTTTCCGGAAAAGAAAGATGAAACCGACGCCCAACTTGCCGTAGAAATTGCGTTCAACCGTGGTTGCAAAGATGTCATTCTTGTCGGCGCCGTGGGCGGTCGAGTGGATCATTTTCTCGGCAACATGAGTTTGTTGACGAAGTATCCGGGTCGGCTTTCGATCGTAGACGAAGACGCGATGTTGATCGTCGCGGATGCCGCGCATCCCTTCGAGTTCCGCGCCAAACCCACCTCGGTCGTTTCGTTAATTCCCGTGCCGTTCGCCAAACAGGTCACCACCGAGGGGCTGCAATACGCCCTGCTGAAACAAGATATGACTTCGGGTACACGAGGTATCAGTAATGTGCTGCGTGGCTCGCGCGGCAAAGTTCGGCTGGAAGGCGGCTTGCTGCTTGTCTACGTCGATCGATGGAGGGCATGA
- a CDS encoding thioredoxin domain-containing protein produces the protein MAGKKRTTRFIIVIFLMLIGMGSSIYLTDLFVRVHAPGAGAVDSFCAVSEGVNCVTVADSKYATVLGIPVSMYGVEFYAAALAMLLLTAIGAWRIKEWESYLFWLTAAAIPISLLLAFVAIVLIHSVCLLCCAVYVVNIGAFAILAVTHRRDLGGLVRSGPRELWAILKRGWSFRIAVVLVALVALSQFVWLPLLFGSGAKALSQEAWNGVPTSGQTIGSPQAPIKIEEFTDFECPWCSRSNSVVLELVMKYPQDVQLTHRDLPMDMACNPYMPRRYHDYACLAAKYGRCAAEQGEFWPYSETLFRNGKNLNKDTLEEFAEQHGLDLDQLHECLAEPATIEGIQRDIHEARRRKINGTPTYFVNGEMIVGYRPPEFWEGKVAEIQNAKE, from the coding sequence ATGGCCGGCAAGAAGCGCACAACTCGCTTTATTATCGTGATTTTCCTCATGTTAATCGGGATGGGCAGTAGTATTTACTTGACCGATCTTTTCGTGCGCGTGCATGCGCCGGGAGCCGGCGCGGTCGACAGCTTTTGCGCCGTCAGTGAAGGCGTCAATTGTGTCACCGTCGCCGATAGCAAATACGCCACCGTGTTGGGTATCCCGGTCTCGATGTATGGCGTGGAGTTCTATGCCGCGGCGCTTGCCATGCTGCTGCTCACGGCGATCGGCGCCTGGCGAATAAAAGAGTGGGAATCCTACCTCTTCTGGTTGACGGCCGCCGCGATCCCTATTTCCTTGCTGCTCGCTTTCGTCGCGATAGTTCTAATTCATTCGGTGTGCCTGCTGTGCTGCGCCGTCTACGTCGTGAACATCGGCGCCTTCGCAATTCTCGCCGTCACCCACCGTCGCGACCTGGGCGGCTTGGTACGCTCCGGACCGCGTGAGCTGTGGGCGATTCTGAAACGCGGTTGGTCGTTTCGCATCGCGGTCGTACTTGTGGCGCTGGTCGCGCTCTCGCAGTTCGTGTGGCTGCCACTCCTTTTTGGCAGCGGTGCGAAAGCCCTCTCACAGGAAGCTTGGAACGGCGTTCCCACGTCCGGCCAAACCATCGGCTCACCGCAGGCACCGATCAAAATTGAAGAGTTCACCGACTTCGAATGCCCGTGGTGTAGCCGCTCGAACAGCGTGGTGCTCGAACTGGTCATGAAGTACCCCCAAGACGTCCAACTCACCCACCGCGATCTGCCGATGGATATGGCGTGCAATCCATACATGCCGCGGCGCTACCACGACTATGCCTGCCTCGCGGCGAAGTACGGCCGCTGCGCCGCCGAGCAGGGCGAGTTTTGGCCCTATTCGGAAACGCTCTTCCGCAACGGCAAAAACCTGAACAAAGACACCCTGGAAGAGTTTGCCGAGCAGCACGGCTTAGACTTGGATCAACTGCACGAATGCTTGGCAGAGCCGGCGACAATCGAGGGCATTCAAAGAGACATCCATGAAGCGCGCCGCCGGAAAATTAACGGCACCCCGACTTATTTCGTAAACGGCGAAATGATCGTTGGATACCGTCCACCGGAGTTCTGGGAGGGCAAGGTCGCGGAAATCCAAAACGCGAAAGAATAA
- a CDS encoding NifB/NifX family molybdenum-iron cluster-binding protein, with product MIIAVTSTGPTLEDAVETRFGRCAYFLIIDTDSMAFEVIGNPNVAAGGGAGIQSAQLMADKDVEIVLTGNCGPNAFQTFGAAGIQVISGVTGQVRQVVEQHKAGGFAAASGPNVQSHFGMGGGGGSMGGGRGMGVQNAPPPNAPAIEPSVASSDKQPETENVRALKEQVKALQQKLVDLSGKIEEMEGD from the coding sequence ATGATTATCGCTGTGACTTCTACCGGCCCGACGCTGGAAGATGCTGTGGAAACTCGTTTTGGACGTTGCGCCTATTTCCTGATCATTGATACGGATTCCATGGCGTTTGAAGTCATTGGAAATCCGAATGTCGCCGCGGGGGGAGGTGCCGGCATACAATCTGCGCAATTGATGGCGGATAAAGATGTCGAAATCGTCCTGACCGGAAATTGCGGACCAAACGCTTTTCAAACCTTCGGCGCGGCCGGTATTCAAGTGATTTCCGGTGTAACCGGGCAAGTGCGACAGGTCGTCGAGCAGCATAAAGCCGGTGGCTTTGCTGCGGCTTCAGGGCCGAATGTGCAAAGCCATTTCGGTATGGGCGGCGGCGGCGGCAGTATGGGCGGCGGTCGCGGCATGGGAGTGCAAAATGCGCCACCCCCCAATGCACCGGCCATCGAGCCTTCGGTGGCAAGCTCGGATAAGCAACCGGAAACTGAAAACGTCCGCGCGCTGAAAGAACAAGTCAAGGCGCTTCAGCAAAAGTTGGTGGACTTGTCCGGGAAAATCGAGGAGATGGAAGGAGACTAA
- a CDS encoding P-loop NTPase, whose translation MRRINGNGTAKQSACHEKLGEGRMNLAIASGKGGTGKTTVAVNLAYVLAERGEKVRLLDCDVEEPNDHLFVQPNFTQKMPVEVLKPVWDQELCTACGICAEVCQYNAIAVVKGTVLIFNELCHSCGACSYVCPEKALTEKPIAIGVVDVAPENEPFYFAHGVLNIGEALAPAVVRRVKQHCHADCINIIDASPGTSCPVVESVASADVVLLVTEPTPFGLNDLKLAVGLALIREIPTCIVVNRSDGTDEIIAKYAEEINVPIVGRIPFKREYAEVYSRGEILVHAFQDWRDNLLDIYGAISDLVGTTPPPNPPETDFAISTEPRKPLPEGDADHYKEITVVSGKGGSGKTTVVASLALLIDNKVLADNDVDAADLHLLLEPSVREAHDFIGGQQAVIDPKVCTACGQCCEACHFDAIYEDGPLTAQGLTTCRIDEFGCEGCGLCKYVCKFGAISLTPNTVGKWYLSDTDYGPMAHARLGIAEENSGRLVTQVRHVAAELARSGKHSRILGDGPPGTGCPVIASLSGADLVMVVTEPTVSGVHDMVRVLQLTEHFGIPARIVINKADLNPDQAARIEQIAASSGAKVIAKIPFDRNVNDALMAGKTVIEHGAGKAYEALVRLGNDIKKEM comes from the coding sequence TTGAGAAGAATCAACGGCAACGGAACTGCCAAGCAGTCCGCCTGTCATGAAAAACTGGGAGAAGGTCGTATGAATTTGGCAATTGCCAGCGGCAAGGGCGGAACCGGGAAAACAACAGTTGCCGTGAATCTGGCCTATGTGTTAGCCGAGCGCGGTGAAAAAGTTCGGCTGCTTGATTGCGATGTGGAAGAACCGAACGACCACTTATTTGTGCAACCGAATTTCACACAGAAGATGCCCGTCGAGGTTTTGAAACCCGTGTGGGACCAAGAGTTGTGCACGGCGTGTGGCATCTGCGCCGAGGTCTGCCAATACAACGCGATTGCGGTGGTCAAAGGGACCGTCCTGATATTCAACGAACTGTGCCACTCCTGCGGCGCATGCTCGTATGTGTGTCCCGAAAAAGCGTTGACTGAAAAGCCAATCGCCATCGGAGTCGTCGACGTCGCGCCGGAAAACGAGCCGTTTTATTTTGCTCACGGTGTGCTGAACATCGGCGAAGCGTTGGCGCCGGCGGTCGTCCGCCGAGTTAAACAGCACTGTCATGCGGACTGCATTAATATCATCGACGCCTCACCCGGCACCTCGTGCCCCGTGGTTGAGTCCGTCGCGTCGGCCGATGTGGTTCTTCTGGTAACAGAGCCGACGCCATTCGGGTTGAACGACCTCAAACTGGCAGTCGGGCTCGCGTTAATTCGCGAAATTCCAACATGTATTGTCGTCAATCGATCCGATGGCACGGATGAAATCATCGCGAAATACGCCGAAGAGATTAACGTGCCGATCGTTGGCCGAATTCCGTTCAAACGTGAATACGCCGAAGTGTACTCGCGGGGCGAAATATTGGTCCACGCATTCCAAGATTGGAGAGACAATCTCCTGGATATTTACGGTGCGATTTCCGATTTGGTCGGCACCACGCCGCCGCCCAACCCGCCGGAAACCGACTTCGCTATCAGTACAGAACCGCGAAAACCGTTGCCCGAAGGTGACGCAGACCACTACAAAGAAATCACCGTTGTCAGCGGCAAAGGCGGTTCGGGAAAAACGACCGTCGTGGCTTCGCTCGCCCTACTCATCGATAACAAGGTCCTTGCCGACAACGATGTTGACGCCGCGGATTTGCATTTGTTGCTGGAGCCTTCGGTGCGCGAGGCGCACGATTTTATCGGAGGACAACAGGCGGTCATTGATCCGAAAGTCTGCACCGCCTGCGGGCAATGCTGCGAAGCTTGCCATTTCGACGCCATCTACGAGGACGGCCCGCTTACCGCCCAAGGATTAACGACATGTCGAATTGATGAATTCGGGTGTGAAGGATGCGGGCTCTGTAAGTACGTGTGCAAATTCGGCGCAATTTCCCTTACACCCAACACGGTGGGAAAATGGTACTTGTCGGACACCGACTACGGCCCCATGGCGCACGCGCGCTTGGGCATCGCCGAGGAGAACTCAGGCCGTTTGGTGACTCAGGTTCGGCATGTTGCCGCCGAATTGGCCAGGAGCGGTAAGCATAGCCGAATCCTCGGTGACGGCCCTCCGGGAACGGGATGTCCGGTCATCGCTTCGCTCAGCGGCGCGGATTTGGTGATGGTGGTCACGGAGCCGACAGTTTCCGGCGTACACGACATGGTGCGCGTGTTACAACTGACCGAACACTTCGGCATTCCGGCCCGCATCGTGATTAACAAGGCCGACTTGAATCCCGATCAGGCGGCACGCATTGAGCAGATTGCCGCAAGCAGCGGCGCGAAAGTGATTGCGAAAATACCGTTTGACCGTAACGTTAACGATGCGTTAATGGCGGGAAAAACCGTGATCGAACACGGGGCTGGAAAAGCGTATGAGGCCTTGGTTCGTTTAGGTAATGATATCAAAAAGGAAATGTAA
- a CDS encoding DUF5320 domain-containing protein, whose translation MPGGDRTGPAGMGPMTGRGAGNCAGYPMPGYANPVSGGGFGYGRGYGFGRGFGRGRGMGFRGGRGWGAPNYGNPAQYAPAYAPPYVAAPAPEQELDALQGQAQYLTNALEEIRQRIAELEAKQSE comes from the coding sequence ATGCCAGGTGGAGATCGTACGGGCCCTGCGGGAATGGGGCCGATGACAGGGCGTGGCGCTGGTAACTGTGCTGGCTATCCCATGCCCGGATATGCTAACCCGGTTTCGGGCGGTGGTTTTGGCTACGGTCGAGGATACGGTTTTGGGCGTGGCTTTGGCCGCGGACGCGGGATGGGTTTCCGCGGCGGCCGCGGATGGGGTGCGCCGAACTACGGCAACCCGGCACAGTACGCGCCGGCATACGCCCCGCCATACGTCGCTGCACCCGCGCCGGAACAAGAATTGGACGCGCTGCAAGGCCAAGCGCAATATTTGACGAACGCCCTGGAGGAAATCAGGCAGCGAATCGCCGAGTTGGAAGCCAAGCAAAGCGAGTGA
- a CDS encoding NifB/NifX family molybdenum-iron cluster-binding protein codes for MKIALTVWGNRISPVFDAARQVLVVDIEQGVVVSRHVASLGTELPHTRALRLSGWGVQSLVCGAISREFAQTLEFHGIQVIPFITGEVNQVLDAYLRGALAAGGFRMAGTGARRRKRFRGGSL; via the coding sequence GTGAAAATTGCCCTAACCGTTTGGGGAAATCGCATATCCCCGGTTTTCGATGCCGCGCGCCAAGTGCTTGTCGTGGATATCGAACAAGGCGTCGTCGTCAGTCGACACGTGGCGTCTTTGGGCACCGAATTGCCGCATACCCGGGCATTGCGCTTGTCCGGGTGGGGCGTTCAAAGTCTCGTTTGTGGCGCGATTTCCCGGGAATTTGCGCAGACTTTGGAATTTCACGGGATACAGGTAATCCCCTTCATCACCGGTGAAGTGAATCAGGTTCTCGATGCCTACCTACGCGGCGCATTGGCTGCCGGTGGATTTCGGATGGCGGGAACCGGAGCGAGACGCCGTAAGCGTTTTCGCGGCGGTTCCTTGTAG
- a CDS encoding sigma 54-interacting transcriptional regulator, with product MKNKGSDSKTDNVTEIILESISEGVFTVDETWHITTFNRAAEKITGISRDIAIGKHCWEIFRSNMCEGDCALRRTMKIGKNVVDTATYIVNSEQQRIPVVVCTSLLKDENGRVLGGVETFRDMSMVEELRRELDGRFQVGDMISRSPAMHKIFATLPQIAESDSTVLIQGETGTGKDMLAHAIHELSPRRQKRFVAINCGALPETLLESELFGYKAGAFTNAIKDKPGLFSVAEGGTVFLDEISDISPAFQVRLLRVLQERTFQPLGATREVKADVRIIAAANQDLTVLVERGTFRRDFYYRINVVTLTLPPLRDRKEDIPLLVERFIDRLNRLRGKAVTGIGQGALATLMSHNYPGNIRELENIIEHAFVLCPEGSIALRCLPDTLAKPAAQPHAHGSMNTALRSAETQTILDALKRNHFNRLATARELGIHKSTLYRKLKKLGIEVPEIDGRRGRKKVR from the coding sequence ATGAAAAACAAAGGATCCGACAGCAAAACCGACAACGTGACGGAAATCATTCTTGAGAGCATTTCCGAAGGCGTGTTTACCGTCGACGAAACCTGGCACATTACAACGTTCAACCGTGCCGCCGAAAAAATCACCGGTATTTCGCGGGATATCGCCATCGGCAAGCATTGCTGGGAGATATTTCGTTCCAATATGTGCGAAGGCGACTGCGCGCTGCGCCGCACGATGAAAATAGGTAAAAACGTCGTCGATACAGCGACCTACATTGTCAACAGTGAGCAACAGCGAATCCCCGTTGTGGTTTGCACCTCGCTGCTCAAAGATGAAAACGGACGGGTTCTCGGGGGCGTCGAAACCTTTCGCGATATGAGCATGGTCGAGGAACTGCGGCGGGAACTTGACGGCCGTTTTCAGGTCGGGGACATGATCAGCCGCAGTCCGGCGATGCACAAGATTTTTGCGACTCTGCCCCAAATCGCCGAAAGCGACAGCACCGTGTTGATCCAGGGTGAAACGGGAACCGGCAAAGACATGCTCGCCCACGCTATCCACGAATTGAGCCCGCGTCGACAAAAGCGCTTTGTAGCCATCAACTGCGGCGCATTGCCCGAAACTCTTCTCGAATCTGAACTGTTCGGATACAAGGCCGGGGCGTTCACCAACGCGATCAAAGACAAACCGGGGCTTTTTTCGGTCGCCGAAGGCGGCACCGTATTTCTTGACGAAATCAGTGACATCAGCCCCGCGTTTCAAGTGCGATTGCTGCGTGTTTTGCAGGAGCGCACCTTCCAACCACTCGGGGCGACGCGGGAAGTGAAGGCCGATGTGCGCATCATCGCCGCCGCCAACCAGGATCTGACGGTGCTGGTGGAACGAGGCACCTTTCGCCGCGATTTTTACTACCGCATCAACGTGGTCACGTTGACTTTGCCCCCCCTGCGGGACCGCAAGGAAGATATCCCGCTCTTAGTCGAGCGTTTTATCGACCGGCTCAATCGGTTACGGGGCAAAGCGGTTACCGGTATCGGGCAAGGCGCGTTAGCGACCCTCATGTCGCACAATTATCCCGGTAATATCAGGGAGTTGGAGAATATTATCGAACATGCCTTCGTTCTTTGTCCAGAGGGATCGATTGCGCTGCGCTGTCTACCCGATACGCTGGCTAAACCGGCAGCGCAACCTCATGCCCACGGTTCCATGAACACAGCGCTGCGATCCGCGGAAACGCAAACGATCCTCGATGCGCTAAAACGCAACCATTTCAATCGCTTGGCGACCGCGCGCGAACTCGGTATCCACAAGAGCACCTTATATCGAAAGCTCAAGAAGCTCGGCATCGAGGTTCCCGAAATCGACGGCCGTAGGGGTCGAAAAAAAGTTCGGTAG